The following proteins are encoded in a genomic region of Sulfurospirillum arsenophilum NBRC 109478:
- a CDS encoding 4Fe-4S dicluster domain-containing protein has translation MAKKYGMVIDLHRCVGCGACDLACKSENNTPDGIHWAFHKTETYGIFPHVSYKHTPTLCNHCEDAPCVRVCPTHAMHKTDEGFVVHDPNLCIGCKSCMLADPYGVIFYNKEHAFLDYATDDSSIVKGGTFSKKELSDKSKAPFPNFNAARGADGYEAVRRKGAVEKCTFCNHRVAQGLAPACVVACPADARIFGDLNDEKSKIATTLRAHKPTVLLPEKGTNPKVFYIRNYN, from the coding sequence ATGGCAAAAAAATATGGAATGGTCATTGACCTTCACCGCTGTGTAGGATGTGGTGCGTGTGATTTGGCATGTAAAAGTGAGAATAATACACCTGATGGTATCCACTGGGCTTTTCATAAAACTGAAACGTATGGAATATTCCCACATGTAAGCTATAAGCACACACCAACGCTATGTAATCACTGTGAAGATGCTCCTTGTGTCAGGGTTTGCCCGACTCATGCAATGCACAAAACAGATGAAGGATTTGTAGTACACGATCCAAATCTTTGTATTGGTTGCAAAAGCTGTATGTTGGCGGATCCTTATGGCGTTATCTTTTACAATAAAGAGCACGCTTTCTTGGATTATGCAACGGATGATAGCAGTATTGTCAAAGGTGGAACTTTTTCGAAAAAAGAACTTAGCGATAAATCAAAAGCCCCCTTTCCTAACTTCAATGCTGCACGTGGTGCGGATGGATACGAAGCGGTACGTCGTAAAGGTGCGGTTGAGAAATGTACCTTCTGCAACCACAGGGTTGCACAAGGATTGGCACCTGCCTGTGTTGTGGCATGTCCAGCAGATGCACGTATATTTGGTGATCTCAATGATGAGAAAAGCAAAATCGCTACAACGCTTAGAGCACATAAACCAACGGTATTGCTCCCTGAAAAAGGCACAAACCCTAAAGTGTTCTATATCCGAAACTACAACTAG
- a CDS encoding site-specific integrase, whose amino-acid sequence MELKLITVSHPFIPRRDITLILQNNDLHLPAARFLVKEARNGGRHGSIGGRTSHLQRAKQLRELFYHLDAMRINWRDAIESDIRAIRNAMLHWDSNNNLDLKTKYSYQKIANDSMNTKLGLWFKFYRYMHEIGESYNMVLNTRLERVFEYRSQLLDHINQRNNEHKFIEVWDLKIPGSPKRKTHKVITRKEFDYFCKELQKIDITYVMIAKLMATTGLRIDAALNVTPHQFKNYFKYLNTGKNLESKIKFRYISKGDLSLECQIPIKMIADLQKEYLSRIHVERMKKYSDRSERGLSEYNSEAMWLLNNGREVNYSDIIKVFRDASKALGRTIKPITPHWLRHSFATWALIDYSKRENILLKGIIPDTRFIIHLSELLGHANESTTMKYVQTALTITELERFENQIGDTKTYDGPLMTYQLYKEDPGAQGIVKKEAVKEFGDMFDEKQFDAIKYAISRGMLVDDAY is encoded by the coding sequence ATGGAGTTAAAACTTATTACAGTTTCACATCCGTTCATTCCAAGACGTGATATTACACTGATACTCCAAAACAATGATTTACACCTTCCTGCGGCACGCTTTCTAGTTAAAGAAGCAAGAAATGGAGGAAGACATGGTAGTATCGGAGGGAGAACAAGTCATTTACAAAGGGCTAAGCAACTCAGAGAACTTTTTTACCATCTCGATGCTATGAGAATTAATTGGAGAGATGCAATAGAATCTGATATCAGAGCCATTAGAAATGCTATGCTCCATTGGGATTCAAATAATAATTTAGATTTAAAAACAAAATATAGCTATCAGAAAATTGCTAATGATTCTATGAACACAAAATTAGGTCTCTGGTTTAAATTCTACAGATATATGCACGAAATTGGTGAATCCTATAATATGGTGCTTAATACTAGGTTAGAGCGAGTCTTTGAATATCGTAGTCAACTTCTTGATCATATCAACCAAAGAAACAATGAACATAAGTTTATTGAAGTATGGGATTTGAAGATTCCAGGCTCTCCAAAACGAAAAACTCATAAAGTAATTACCAGAAAAGAATTTGATTATTTCTGTAAAGAACTTCAAAAAATTGATATTACGTATGTGATGATAGCAAAGCTAATGGCAACAACAGGATTACGTATTGATGCTGCGCTTAATGTGACTCCACATCAATTTAAAAACTATTTTAAATATCTTAATACAGGCAAAAATCTTGAAAGTAAAATCAAATTTCGATATATAAGCAAAGGTGATCTTTCTCTTGAATGCCAAATACCTATCAAAATGATTGCTGATCTTCAAAAAGAGTACCTCTCTCGTATCCATGTAGAAAGAATGAAAAAATATAGTGATAGAAGTGAGAGAGGTTTATCTGAATACAATTCTGAAGCAATGTGGTTGCTCAACAATGGGAGAGAAGTCAATTATAGTGACATTATTAAGGTCTTTAGAGATGCCTCAAAAGCTCTTGGTAGAACTATTAAGCCTATAACACCACACTGGTTACGTCATAGTTTTGCAACATGGGCATTGATTGATTATTCAAAACGCGAAAACATATTACTGAAAGGTATTATTCCTGATACTCGATTCATTATTCATTTATCTGAACTACTTGGTCATGCGAATGAATCTACTACAATGAAATATGTTCAAACAGCACTTACCATAACAGAGTTAGAACGCTTTGAAAACCAAATTGGGGATACTAAAACCTATGATGGACCATTAATGACCTATCAACTTTATAAAGAGGATCCTGGAGCACAAGGAATTGTCAAAAAAGAAGCGGTAAAAGAATTTGGAGATATGTTTGATGAAAAACAATTCGATGCAATAAAATATGCAATATCAAGAGGTATGCTTGTAGATGACGCCTATTAA
- a CDS encoding phosphate ABC transporter substrate-binding protein has product MRLIFLCLSFLFTLHSAELSYVGSSTIGKTVLPEFAKEFSKNYGHTFSRIENPGSGQGVDALLKDKTELAGISRAIEAKERALGLRFFIIGYDAIGVVVHKNNPVKNLSMEQLKGIFSGKIKNWSEVGGNNAPIIVVIETLADKRATQIVFTEIVFDTKVLVGTYSKEAIEVDAPIDEVNYVKSHPHAITATSMVFVKNTPEVQALSINDVEAIDKNIADGSYPISRPLVLVTKENLSTALMQFLNYVYSKEAQAIVAKTFVAVR; this is encoded by the coding sequence ATGCGTCTAATTTTCTTATGTCTTAGCTTTTTATTCACCCTTCATAGCGCAGAACTCTCTTACGTAGGTTCATCAACCATTGGGAAAACTGTTTTGCCAGAATTTGCAAAAGAGTTTTCAAAAAATTATGGGCATACATTCTCACGTATTGAAAACCCAGGTTCTGGGCAAGGGGTTGATGCACTTTTAAAAGACAAAACAGAACTCGCAGGTATTTCACGCGCCATTGAAGCAAAAGAGAGAGCGTTAGGGCTTCGCTTTTTTATTATAGGATACGATGCGATTGGCGTTGTAGTCCATAAAAACAATCCTGTAAAAAATCTCAGCATGGAACAGCTTAAAGGTATCTTCTCAGGCAAAATCAAAAACTGGAGTGAAGTAGGTGGCAACAATGCACCCATTATTGTGGTCATCGAAACCCTTGCCGATAAACGCGCCACGCAAATTGTTTTTACAGAAATTGTTTTTGATACAAAAGTTCTAGTGGGAACCTACAGTAAAGAAGCGATTGAAGTGGATGCTCCTATTGATGAAGTCAATTATGTTAAAAGCCACCCTCATGCCATTACCGCAACAAGCATGGTTTTTGTGAAAAATACACCCGAAGTTCAGGCTTTGAGCATCAACGATGTTGAGGCTATTGATAAAAATATAGCCGATGGCTCTTATCCTATTTCAAGACCGTTAGTGCTTGTAACGAAAGAGAACCTCTCAACGGCTTTAATGCAATTTCTGAACTATGTTTACAGCAAAGAAGCACAAGCCATTGTTGCTAAAACCTTTGTTGCCGTTCGATAG
- a CDS encoding YitT family protein, producing MKQPSRSLALLQYVYVLLGTMSMAFAVVCFLSPNNMVTGGGIGIALILHYIFTSLTLGTLIIMVSIPFVILGFIYFGKQYTFKTLLAMLATSFFTDFFREFLHLKPLTDDILLAAVFGGIFIGLGVGLVIKGRSSTGSTSVVGEIVAMKSKFKASEVLLAIDVSIMLAFIIAHGDIKKALYSMIGVYITAKVIDVILTGRPSKKVVKIVSNNVESLTEQIRERIEEHGTIFTGVGLHHQKQIKTVILLSVETSKIQLLKDIIREYDPEAFLIISEASEFLGRD from the coding sequence CCTTCACGCTCTCTAGCACTGCTGCAATACGTCTATGTGCTTTTAGGCACGATGTCGATGGCATTTGCCGTCGTCTGCTTTTTATCGCCTAACAATATGGTCACAGGTGGAGGCATTGGTATTGCACTCATTCTGCACTATATTTTTACTTCATTGACCCTTGGAACGCTCATCATTATGGTGAGTATTCCTTTCGTCATTTTAGGGTTTATTTATTTTGGAAAGCAATACACCTTTAAAACCTTGCTCGCTATGCTTGCAACCTCGTTTTTCACCGATTTTTTTCGAGAATTTCTACATCTTAAACCACTCACCGATGATATTCTTTTAGCTGCTGTTTTTGGTGGTATTTTTATTGGTCTTGGTGTTGGCTTGGTCATCAAAGGACGCTCCTCCACAGGAAGCACGTCGGTGGTGGGTGAAATCGTTGCGATGAAGAGTAAGTTTAAAGCCTCAGAAGTGCTTTTAGCTATCGATGTAAGCATCATGCTTGCCTTTATCATTGCGCATGGTGACATCAAAAAAGCGCTTTACAGTATGATTGGAGTTTACATTACCGCAAAAGTGATTGACGTCATTCTCACGGGTCGTCCCTCTAAAAAAGTGGTTAAAATCGTCTCCAACAATGTTGAGAGTTTAACAGAACAGATCAGAGAGCGTATTGAAGAGCATGGAACCATCTTTACAGGCGTAGGTCTGCATCATCAAAAGCAGATCAAGACGGTTATTTTACTTTCCGTTGAGACCTCAAAAATTCAACTGCTCAAAGACATCATCCGTGAATATGATCCTGAAGCGTTTCTCATTATCTCTGAAGCTTCTGAGTTTTTGGGAAGAGACTAA
- a CDS encoding site-specific integrase: MLKQNILEKLPNCQNEIAVIELLKDEIFPGSNNSRFIDPIINLPTTSGEYSGTEVTLSGIPALAYRIVLLLKFHGHINDTPLNSGKMSYARTLLKCLSTLSKIPGTMMRMDTLNKEHLEIYVKQRDNEVSPATLTHELYRLGEWIVEANTLLPYFLRLDESILTKTPLIHNIYLKSINQNKSYKSGVGSNRRLYPLDMMKNIVSEAINYIDNYAEEILKIAPLYVESRNMVIRQARIHIVNSLREMPTIFQKSDLIDLQKKCKTFSDASQINNTIAIVLKNIKELESACILIGLLMTGMRVSEFSTLQRFPKFRHDDHAHITRIITKTALDEEGEKHEMPIPSVAKKAIEILSHLSMINDGKQNGHLVRNAFDRPIQTLKIPAKRVNHSLKYFCNSINVKTAPTPHQLRHTMAFIIAYLSEGSGLELARLFLGHSSIAMTLRYLGQYNHIYREAIKELEAEDAQIFAKILSDEIRKGNKLYGKKGEYITQQGIFMGSYASKFADLLELSLMEMVKQNKIAILQTPICFCIHDLTNPKAMECQKGLQIDDFIAERPLTGRCQSAECTNACFTEGNIQRIQQEQLIKQFPIHLKERLMQNLYVLNDGGIEEMKNPLERIIASYMIDKGA, from the coding sequence ATGCTAAAGCAGAACATATTGGAGAAATTGCCAAATTGCCAAAATGAAATTGCTGTGATCGAATTATTAAAAGATGAAATATTTCCAGGTTCAAATAATAGTAGATTTATTGATCCTATAATAAATCTTCCTACAACATCTGGTGAATATAGTGGTACAGAAGTTACATTATCTGGTATTCCCGCACTTGCATATAGAATTGTTTTGTTGTTAAAATTCCATGGACATATCAATGATACGCCTCTTAACTCAGGTAAAATGTCCTACGCTAGAACACTACTAAAATGCTTATCAACTCTTTCCAAAATCCCTGGTACTATGATGCGGATGGACACACTCAATAAAGAGCATCTTGAAATCTATGTTAAACAACGCGACAATGAAGTATCTCCAGCAACGCTTACACACGAGTTGTATAGATTAGGCGAATGGATTGTTGAAGCAAACACATTATTGCCTTATTTTTTACGACTGGATGAAAGTATCCTTACTAAAACACCTTTAATTCACAACATATATCTAAAAAGCATTAACCAAAACAAATCATATAAGAGTGGTGTAGGTAGTAATAGAAGACTTTATCCTCTTGATATGATGAAGAATATTGTTTCTGAGGCTATTAACTATATCGATAACTATGCAGAAGAAATATTAAAAATTGCACCACTTTATGTTGAATCTAGAAATATGGTAATTCGACAAGCACGTATCCATATAGTTAATTCCCTACGAGAAATGCCAACCATATTCCAAAAATCAGATTTAATTGACCTACAAAAAAAATGCAAAACTTTTTCTGATGCATCACAAATAAATAACACTATAGCTATAGTACTAAAAAACATAAAAGAACTTGAAAGTGCTTGCATTTTAATTGGTCTTTTAATGACAGGGATGAGAGTATCAGAATTTTCTACACTGCAGCGATTTCCAAAATTCAGACATGATGATCATGCTCATATAACTAGAATAATTACAAAAACTGCCTTAGATGAAGAGGGAGAAAAACATGAAATGCCAATACCCTCTGTTGCAAAAAAAGCAATAGAAATATTATCTCATTTGTCTATGATAAATGATGGCAAACAAAATGGACACCTTGTCAGAAATGCTTTTGATAGACCTATACAAACTTTGAAAATACCAGCTAAACGAGTAAACCATTCTCTAAAATATTTTTGCAATAGTATCAATGTAAAAACAGCTCCAACTCCACATCAACTTCGACATACCATGGCTTTCATCATAGCATATCTCAGTGAAGGAAGCGGTTTAGAATTAGCTCGATTATTCCTTGGTCATAGTTCTATTGCTATGACACTTAGATATCTTGGTCAATACAATCATATTTATCGTGAAGCCATAAAAGAGCTCGAAGCGGAGGATGCTCAAATATTTGCAAAAATTTTATCTGATGAAATCAGAAAAGGTAACAAACTCTATGGCAAGAAAGGTGAATATATTACTCAACAGGGAATTTTTATGGGTAGTTATGCCTCCAAATTTGCTGATCTTCTTGAATTAAGTCTTATGGAAATGGTTAAACAAAATAAAATCGCAATCTTACAAACTCCTATCTGCTTTTGCATACATGATCTTACTAACCCAAAAGCTATGGAATGTCAAAAAGGTTTACAAATAGATGATTTTATTGCGGAGAGACCATTAACAGGTCGATGCCAATCGGCTGAATGCACCAATGCTTGCTTTACGGAAGGAAATATCCAACGCATACAACAAGAACAACTCATTAAACAATTTCCTATTCATCTCAAAGAAAGATTAATGCAAAATCTTTATGTTTTAAATGATGGGGGGATTGAAGAAATGAAAAACCCTCTCGAACGAATCATCGCATCCTACATGATTGATAAAGGTGCATAA
- a CDS encoding methyl-accepting chemotaxis protein, whose product MNQFKLTIHAKIFTLMFLFFLVFVGYASYLSFSFFSMESQMESRLDSVSSKTAHQSNELSNLDTLQKEITLLLEAKALFESMEKAQKNYASLHDGAYWLDFNALYTNLAKTLNHTVFSTLSSSLKSDFDGLKEDFESMDKLIVSFNDERAKQISLISLSPKIDRFKALIDKAMNQREAIRQKVIASSIETQTLTLAGVKELKVANDTMHSKMVIVNIFGGIIALVMLCLATYLPMILSKQLKHFREAFQVLSDGDFRHKLTFSGTDEVAELGPLYNSIVENLSQKIHFIVAKAKELDHIATVVSQIVTTLEKTAEHVATHTQKINETNQNFSAISQQIRLITSATMEDAQKLLSNNADVSGTVQVSIDDLKMAAHATSEIQKTTESLATATEQISQILLAIEDISDQTNLLALNAAIEAARAGEHGRGFAVVADEVRHLAEMSHQATGNIEHIVANVHGKALEVKSQIERSAQSLQEVISQTQIALSSFDGVSHAIVTLNQELNAVEHETTTQQKESQQINTITTELTAQTHSMGEISNELLSFSKQLKITADTLQANMQEFKL is encoded by the coding sequence ATGAATCAGTTTAAATTAACCATACACGCTAAAATTTTTACGTTAATGTTCCTCTTCTTTCTTGTGTTTGTAGGTTATGCTTCATACCTCTCTTTTTCCTTTTTTAGTATGGAAAGCCAAATGGAAAGCAGACTGGACTCTGTCTCATCCAAAACAGCGCATCAAAGCAATGAGCTTTCAAACCTTGATACCTTGCAAAAAGAGATCACTTTACTCTTAGAAGCAAAAGCACTTTTTGAGTCTATGGAAAAAGCTCAAAAAAACTATGCTTCATTGCATGATGGAGCTTATTGGCTGGACTTTAATGCACTCTATACCAACCTTGCAAAAACGCTTAATCATACTGTATTTTCAACACTTTCATCCTCTTTGAAATCCGATTTTGATGGATTAAAAGAAGATTTTGAGAGTATGGATAAACTCATTGTCTCTTTTAATGACGAGCGCGCCAAACAAATTTCGCTGATCTCACTTTCCCCAAAAATTGATCGGTTTAAAGCGCTGATTGATAAGGCAATGAATCAAAGAGAAGCGATACGCCAAAAAGTCATTGCTTCATCCATTGAAACACAAACGCTCACACTTGCAGGAGTGAAAGAGCTTAAAGTTGCTAACGATACGATGCACAGTAAAATGGTGATTGTTAATATCTTTGGAGGCATTATCGCATTGGTGATGTTGTGCTTAGCAACTTATTTACCGATGATCCTTTCTAAGCAACTCAAACACTTCAGAGAAGCGTTTCAAGTGCTCTCCGATGGAGATTTTAGACATAAACTCACCTTTAGTGGCACTGATGAAGTCGCAGAGTTAGGACCTTTATACAATAGCATCGTAGAAAATCTGAGTCAAAAAATTCATTTTATTGTGGCAAAAGCGAAGGAGCTTGATCACATTGCTACGGTTGTGAGCCAAATTGTGACAACACTTGAAAAAACAGCGGAACACGTCGCAACACACACCCAGAAAATCAATGAAACAAATCAAAATTTCAGTGCTATTTCCCAACAAATCAGGCTTATTACCAGTGCAACCATGGAAGATGCACAAAAACTTTTAAGTAATAATGCAGATGTAAGTGGTACCGTGCAAGTCTCTATTGATGATCTGAAAATGGCTGCTCACGCCACAAGCGAAATTCAGAAGACAACAGAATCGCTAGCGACCGCAACTGAACAAATCAGTCAAATTCTTTTGGCGATTGAAGACATTTCAGATCAAACCAACCTTTTAGCCCTCAATGCAGCTATTGAAGCGGCAAGGGCTGGAGAGCATGGACGTGGTTTTGCCGTTGTTGCTGATGAAGTACGTCATCTTGCAGAGATGTCACATCAAGCAACAGGCAATATTGAGCATATTGTTGCCAATGTTCATGGCAAAGCATTAGAAGTTAAAAGTCAAATTGAGCGCAGTGCTCAAAGCTTACAAGAGGTTATTTCGCAAACACAAATTGCACTGAGTTCCTTTGATGGCGTTAGCCATGCTATTGTGACACTCAATCAAGAATTGAATGCAGTGGAGCATGAAACCACGACACAACAAAAAGAGAGTCAACAGATCAATACCATTACCACAGAACTCACGGCACAGACACACTCAATGGGTGAAATTTCTAATGAGCTTTTATCGTTTTCTAAACAGCTCAAAATAACAGCAGATACACTGCAAGCAAATATGCAAGAATTTAAGCTTTAA